One genomic segment of Balaenoptera musculus isolate JJ_BM4_2016_0621 chromosome 11, mBalMus1.pri.v3, whole genome shotgun sequence includes these proteins:
- the USP49 gene encoding ubiquitin carboxyl-terminal hydrolase 49 gives MDRCKHVGRLRLAQDHSILNPQKWCCRECATTESVWACLKCSHVACGRYIEDHALKHFEKTGHPLAMEVRDLYVFCYLCKDYVLNDNPEGDLKLLRSSLLAVRGQTQDPPLRRGRTLRSMASGEDAVPPQRAPQGQPQMLTALWYRRQRLLARTLRLWFEKTSRGQAKLEQRRRQEALERKKEAARQRRREVKRRLLEELASSPPRKSARLLLHAPRAAAPRAPAGPRPAPRRAPAMAPGVTGLRNLGNTCYMNSILQVLSHLRKFRECFLNLDPSKTEQLFPRAANGKASLAGRPAGSSATELSPRSHGAEACELEGLCLNGGASLSRSLELIQNKEPSSKHISLCHELHTLFRVMWSGKWALVSPFAMLHSVWSLIPAFRGYDQQDAQEFLCELLHKVQQELESEGTKRRILIPFSQRKLTKQVLKVVNTIFHGQLLSQVTCVSCNYKSNTIEPFWDLSLEFPERYHCIEKGFIPLNQTQCLLTEMLAKFTETEALEGRIYACDQCNSKRRKSNPKPLVLSEARKQLMIYRLPQVLRLHLKRFRWSGRNHREKIGVHVVFDQVLTMEPYCCRDMLSSLDKETFAYDLSAVVMHHGKGFGSGHYTAYCYNTEGGFWVHCNDSKLNVCSVEEVCKTQAYILFYTQRTVQGNARISETQLQTQVQSSNNDEGRPRTFP, from the exons ATGGATAGATGCAAACATGTAGGGCGGTTGCGGCTAGCCCAGGACCACTCCATCCTGAACCCACAGAAGTGGTGCTGCCGGGAGTGCGCCACCACCGAGTCCGTGTGGGCTTGTCTCAAGTGCTCGCACGTGGCCTGCGGCCGCTACATCGAAGATCACGCCCTCAAACACTTCGAAAAGACTGGACACCCGCTAGCCATGGAGGTCCGGGATCTCTACGTGTTCTGCTACCTGTGCAAGGACTACGTGCTCAACGACAACCCGGAAGGGGACCTCAAGCTGCTGAGAAGCTCCCTCTTGGCGGTCAGGGGCCAGACGCAGGACCCGCCGCTGAGGCGCGGGCGGACGCTGCGGTCCATGGCCTCGGGCGAGGACGCCGTCCCGCCGCAGCGCGCTCCTCAGGGACAGCCGCAGATGCTCACGGCTCTGTGGTATCGGCGCCAGCGCCTGCTGGCCCGGACGCTGCGGCTCTGGTTCGAGAAGACCTCGCGGGGCCAGGCCAAGCTggagcagcggcggcggcaggaGGCGCTGGAGCGCAAGAAGGAGGCAGCGCGGCAGCGGCGGCGCGAGGTGAAGCGGCGGTTGCTGGAGGAGCTGGCCAGTTCCCCTCCGCGCAAGAGCGCGCGCCTGCTGCTGCACGCGCCCCGCGCCGCCGCGCCGCGCGCACCCGCtgggccccgccccgcgccgcgccgcgcgCCCGCCATGGCGCCGGGCGTCACGGGCCTGCGCAACCTGGGCAACACCTGCTACATGAACTCCATCCTCCAGGTGCTCAGCCACCTGCGCAAGTTCCGTGAGTGCTTCCTGAACCTCGACCCGTCCAAGACGGAGCAGCTGTTTCCCAGGGCCGCCAACGGCAAGGCCTCGCTCGCGGGCAGGCCGGCCGGCAGCTCGGCCACCGAACTGTCGCCCAGGAGCCACGGGGCCGAGGCCTGCGAGCTCGAGGGCCTCTGCTTGAATGGCGGGGCCTCTCTCAGCAGGAGCCTAGAACTCATCCAGAATAAGGAGCCCAGCTCGAAGCACATCTCCCTCTGCCACGAACTGCACACCCTCTTCCGCGTCATGTGGTCCGGGAAGTGGGCCCTGGTGTCGCCCTTCGCCATGCTTCACTCGGTGTGGAGCCTGATCCCCGCCTTCCGCGGCTACGACCAGCAGGACGCGCAGGAGTTTCTCTGCGAGTTGTTGCACAAAGTGCAGCAGGAACTCGAGTCCGAGGGCACCAAGCGCCGGATCCTCATCCCCTTCTCCCAGAGGAAGCTTACCAAACAGGTCTTAAAGGTGGTGAACACCATATTTCACGGGCAGCTACTCAGCCAG GTCACATGTGTATCATGCAATTACAAATCCAATACCATCGAGCCCTTTTGGGATCTGTCCCTGGAATTCCCTGAACGCTATCACTGCATAGAAAAGGGGTTTATCCCTTTGAATCAGACTCAGTGCCTGCTCACTGAGATGCTGGCCAAGTTCACAGAGACAGAGGCCCTGGAAGGGAGAATCTACGCTTGTGACCAATGTAACA GCAAACGACGAAAATCCAATCCAAAACCCCTTGTTCTGAGTGAAGCTAGAAAGCAGTTAATGATCTACAGACTACCTCAGGTCCTCCGGCTGCACCTTAAAAGATTCAG GTGGTCTGGCCGTAATCACCGAGAGAAGATTGGGGTCCATGTCGTCTTTGACCAGGTATTAACCATGGAACCTTACTGCTGCAGGGACATGCTCTCCTCTCTTGACAAAGAGACCTTTGCCTATGATCTCTCCGCAGTGGTCATGCATCACGGGAAAGGGTTTGGCTCAGGACACTACACAGCCTATTGCTACAACACAGAGGGAG